From a single Rhodococcus qingshengii JCM 15477 genomic region:
- a CDS encoding Lrp/AsnC family transcriptional regulator: MSAPDAGNGRRIDEIDLRIINALQLAPRSKWLSLAEPLELDAATLARRWNRLSESSLAWVTVTPGPQVLGSIVTAIIEIDCSPALLDTVAARLTRSAHAVTIEASTGRADLLVTAGTADLASMSRFISEDVATIDGVLATRTSIITRWFTEGGRWRLNALAPSEKGVLTTSENRPAVRARPTGISEQDRKVLTKLAYDGRTPMKELADAIGVSPAACKRQIDRLTSSGLVALRCEFARPLAGLPVLATLWCRVEPELLDTAGRVLSRASEVRNCFAVVGPDNLVVQLWLHSPAELDAFETRLRKEIPGLCVTERSIVLYLRKLLGHVLDQQGRRTDTVAPDVWLSDSPQSKSR, translated from the coding sequence ATGAGTGCACCAGATGCCGGCAACGGTCGCAGGATAGATGAAATCGATCTGAGGATAATCAATGCGCTCCAGCTCGCACCGCGATCGAAGTGGCTTTCGTTGGCCGAACCACTCGAACTCGACGCCGCGACTCTCGCCCGTCGTTGGAATCGACTCTCCGAATCGTCGTTGGCCTGGGTCACGGTCACTCCAGGGCCACAGGTGCTGGGCAGCATCGTCACAGCGATCATCGAAATCGATTGCTCACCTGCTCTTCTCGACACGGTCGCGGCACGGCTGACTCGCTCGGCCCACGCCGTGACCATCGAAGCATCAACGGGCAGAGCAGATCTGCTCGTCACAGCCGGTACCGCGGATCTGGCGTCGATGTCGCGCTTCATCTCGGAAGACGTCGCAACGATCGACGGTGTACTGGCGACACGAACCTCGATCATCACACGCTGGTTCACCGAAGGTGGGCGATGGAGACTCAATGCGCTGGCACCGTCCGAGAAGGGTGTGCTGACCACCAGCGAAAACCGTCCTGCCGTGCGCGCTCGGCCGACCGGGATATCCGAACAGGATCGCAAGGTTCTGACGAAGCTCGCTTACGACGGGCGCACTCCCATGAAGGAGTTGGCCGACGCGATCGGTGTCAGTCCCGCTGCGTGCAAACGCCAGATCGACCGGCTCACGTCTTCGGGGTTGGTGGCGCTGCGGTGTGAATTCGCGCGGCCGCTGGCCGGCCTTCCCGTGCTCGCCACTTTGTGGTGCCGCGTCGAACCCGAGCTTCTCGATACGGCGGGACGAGTGCTGAGTCGGGCGTCGGAAGTTCGAAACTGCTTCGCTGTAGTCGGCCCCGACAACCTGGTGGTTCAGTTGTGGCTGCATTCTCCTGCAGAACTCGATGCATTCGAAACTCGTCTGCGCAAGGAGATTCCGGGTCTTTGCGTCACGGAACGATCCATCGTGCTGTATCTGCGCAAACTGCTCGGCCACGTGCTCGACCAGCAAGGGCGACGGACGGACACCGTTGCGCCAGATGTGTGGCTTTCCGATTCACCTCAGTCGAAAAGCCGATAA
- the pheT gene encoding phenylalanine--tRNA ligase subunit beta: MRVAQSWLTEILQRATPNWEVTPEELDAGFVRVGLEVEELDTLEAIDGPLVVGKVVSITELTEFKKPIRFCQVEVGEPEPRGIVCGARNFNEGDLVVVALPGAVLPGGFEIATRKTYGQVSDGMICSVSELGIGKDHSGILVLEPGTAEPGADGNELLGLGDTIIELNITPDRGYCFSVRGLTRELACGFDLEYADPASVPAHPAEGEAWPVRLEPESKASRFVMRKITGIDPQAVSPWWLQRRLLLSGVRPISPAVDVTNYVMLELGQPLHAFDATSVQGDLVVRRAKAGEKLTTLDDVERTLDPEDVVIADDSGVISLAAVMGGATTEVGTATTDILLEGATWDPLAVFKTARRHKLPSEASKRFERVVDPAIPLAAVDRAAALLVEIAGGRIEPVLTDVGDVAPRAAIRMDIDLPDRVAGVTYPNGTAARRLTQVGCNVEVGVSEEGHGQLVATPPSWRPDLVQPADLVEEVLRLEGLEQIPSVLPAAPAGRGLTPSQRRKRTVSKAVAHAGYVEVLPPVFLPTNVFDVWGLDADDPRRNTSKVLNPLEADRPELATTLLPGLLEILARNASRGQRDLSLYGIAQVVLPGPDTKPVDALPVDRRPTDEQIANLIASLPAQPVHIAAVLSGLREPSGPWGPGRQAEASDTFAAVRVIAAAAGVEVELRAAQYLPWHPGRCAEVVVDGNVVGHAGELHPAVLERAGLPARTCALEIDLDALPLVENLPAPRISPFPAVLQDVAVVVDRDIPAAKVQEALRSGGGELLEDIRLFDVFEGEQVGEGRKSLAFALRFRGVDRTLTEDEASAARDAAVEAASKAVGAQMRG, encoded by the coding sequence GTGCGAGTAGCGCAATCCTGGCTGACCGAGATCCTGCAGCGGGCAACTCCCAACTGGGAGGTGACCCCGGAAGAGCTGGACGCCGGGTTCGTCCGGGTGGGACTCGAAGTCGAGGAACTCGACACACTCGAGGCGATCGACGGCCCGTTGGTCGTCGGCAAGGTCGTCTCCATCACCGAACTGACCGAGTTCAAGAAGCCGATCCGCTTCTGCCAGGTCGAGGTCGGCGAACCCGAGCCCCGTGGCATCGTCTGTGGCGCGCGCAATTTCAACGAGGGTGACCTCGTCGTCGTTGCGTTGCCGGGCGCGGTGCTGCCCGGCGGATTCGAAATCGCCACTCGCAAGACGTACGGCCAGGTGTCCGACGGCATGATCTGCTCCGTCTCGGAACTCGGTATCGGCAAAGACCATTCGGGCATCTTGGTGCTCGAGCCTGGTACCGCCGAACCCGGCGCAGATGGCAACGAGTTGCTCGGTCTCGGTGACACGATCATCGAACTGAACATCACCCCGGACCGTGGCTACTGCTTCTCGGTCCGCGGTCTCACGCGAGAGCTCGCGTGCGGCTTCGATCTCGAATATGCCGATCCCGCTTCGGTTCCCGCGCACCCGGCTGAGGGTGAAGCCTGGCCGGTGCGCCTCGAACCGGAGTCCAAGGCTTCGCGTTTCGTGATGCGGAAGATCACGGGTATCGATCCGCAGGCAGTGAGCCCGTGGTGGCTGCAGCGTCGACTTCTGCTCTCGGGTGTTCGCCCGATCTCGCCGGCCGTCGACGTCACCAACTACGTGATGCTCGAACTCGGTCAGCCTCTGCACGCGTTCGATGCGACCTCGGTGCAGGGCGACCTGGTGGTCCGTCGCGCCAAGGCGGGGGAGAAGCTGACGACGCTCGACGACGTCGAACGCACGCTCGATCCCGAAGACGTTGTCATCGCCGACGATTCCGGAGTCATCTCGCTGGCTGCCGTCATGGGCGGCGCAACCACCGAGGTGGGAACGGCAACGACGGACATCCTCCTCGAAGGAGCTACTTGGGATCCGCTCGCAGTCTTCAAGACGGCGCGCCGGCACAAGCTGCCGAGTGAGGCGAGCAAGCGTTTCGAGCGCGTCGTCGATCCGGCAATTCCGCTCGCGGCCGTCGACCGCGCAGCCGCTCTGCTGGTCGAGATTGCCGGCGGACGGATCGAACCGGTCCTGACCGACGTGGGCGATGTTGCCCCTCGCGCTGCCATTCGCATGGATATCGACCTGCCCGACCGTGTCGCCGGAGTCACGTACCCCAACGGCACCGCAGCTCGCCGCCTCACCCAGGTTGGCTGCAACGTCGAGGTCGGCGTCAGCGAAGAGGGACACGGCCAGTTGGTCGCGACTCCGCCGTCGTGGCGTCCGGACCTGGTGCAGCCTGCGGACCTCGTCGAGGAAGTTCTTCGCCTCGAAGGTCTCGAGCAGATCCCGTCGGTGCTTCCCGCCGCTCCGGCCGGACGCGGATTGACTCCGTCGCAGCGACGTAAGCGCACGGTGTCGAAGGCCGTGGCTCACGCCGGTTACGTAGAGGTCCTTCCTCCGGTCTTTCTGCCCACCAACGTCTTCGACGTCTGGGGCCTCGACGCGGATGATCCGCGCCGCAACACCAGCAAGGTCCTCAACCCGCTCGAAGCCGATCGTCCGGAGTTGGCGACCACGCTGCTCCCGGGTCTGCTGGAGATCCTGGCTCGCAACGCTTCTCGCGGTCAGCGGGATCTTTCGCTGTACGGCATCGCGCAGGTCGTCCTGCCGGGCCCCGACACCAAGCCGGTGGATGCATTGCCGGTGGATCGTCGCCCGACGGACGAGCAGATCGCGAACCTGATCGCGTCGTTGCCGGCTCAGCCCGTGCACATCGCTGCAGTGTTGAGTGGTTTGCGTGAGCCGAGCGGCCCCTGGGGTCCTGGCCGTCAGGCCGAGGCTTCGGACACTTTTGCAGCAGTGCGGGTCATTGCAGCTGCAGCAGGCGTCGAGGTGGAACTGCGTGCGGCGCAGTACCTGCCGTGGCATCCCGGCCGTTGCGCCGAGGTTGTCGTTGACGGCAACGTAGTCGGTCATGCGGGCGAACTGCATCCGGCTGTTCTCGAGCGTGCGGGATTGCCTGCGCGCACTTGTGCACTGGAGATCGACCTCGACGCTTTGCCGTTGGTCGAGAACCTGCCGGCGCCGCGCATTTCGCCCTTCCCCGCAGTGCTCCAGGACGTGGCGGTTGTTGTCGATCGCGATATTCCTGCGGCGAAGGTCCAGGAAGCTCTGCGTTCCGGCGGCGGCGAACTTCTCGAAGACATTCGCCTCTTCGACGTCTTCGAGGGCGAGCAGGTCGGTGAAGGCCGCAAATCGCTCGCGTTCGCGTTGCGATTCCGTGGTGTCGACCGGACGCTGACCGAGGACGAGGCCAGTGCCGCGCGTGATGCGGCAGTGGAGGCGGCTTCCAAGGCCGTCGGTGCGCAGATGCGCGGCTGA
- the pheS gene encoding phenylalanine--tRNA ligase subunit alpha, which translates to MAKNEGATPPEVDASVLTEEALTAAAENAEKALADAADLDALAHVKVEHLGDKSPIALARRGLGSLPGKEKADAGKRVNIFRTRINNAYDARREVLLAERDAAVLVAEAIDVTLPSDRHPVGARHPISLISEQVADVFVAMGWEVAEGPEVETEHFNFDALNFLPDHPARTMQDTFHLAPENSRQVLRTHTSPVQVRTMLSREVPIYVVCPGRTFRTDELDATHTPVFSQVEGLAVDKGLTMANLRGTLDAFARALFGPETRTRMRPNYFPFTEPSAEVDVWFANKKGGAGWVEWGGCGMVNPNVLRASGIDPDEYSGFAFGMGLERTLQFRNGIPDMRDIVEGDVRFTLPFGVAG; encoded by the coding sequence GTGGCCAAAAATGAGGGCGCGACACCGCCGGAGGTCGACGCGAGTGTACTCACCGAAGAGGCGTTGACCGCTGCGGCTGAGAACGCCGAGAAGGCGCTGGCGGACGCCGCTGACCTGGACGCGCTGGCGCACGTCAAGGTGGAGCACCTGGGGGACAAGTCCCCAATCGCCCTCGCGCGCCGGGGTCTCGGCAGCCTTCCGGGCAAGGAAAAGGCGGACGCCGGTAAGCGCGTCAACATCTTCCGCACTCGGATCAACAACGCGTACGACGCTCGTCGTGAGGTCCTCCTCGCCGAGCGTGACGCCGCGGTGTTGGTTGCCGAGGCAATCGACGTCACTCTGCCCTCCGATCGCCACCCCGTCGGGGCGCGACACCCGATCAGCCTGATTTCCGAGCAGGTCGCCGACGTATTCGTCGCGATGGGTTGGGAAGTTGCCGAGGGGCCGGAGGTGGAGACCGAGCACTTCAACTTCGACGCGCTCAACTTCTTGCCGGATCACCCTGCCCGCACGATGCAGGACACCTTCCACCTGGCACCCGAGAACTCTCGCCAGGTGCTGCGTACCCACACCTCGCCGGTGCAGGTCCGCACGATGCTCTCGCGTGAGGTACCGATCTACGTGGTGTGCCCGGGCCGCACGTTCCGCACCGACGAACTCGATGCGACGCACACGCCTGTCTTCTCGCAGGTCGAGGGCCTGGCCGTCGACAAGGGCCTGACCATGGCCAACCTGCGCGGGACTCTCGACGCGTTCGCTCGCGCCCTTTTCGGCCCCGAGACGCGTACCCGTATGCGCCCCAACTACTTCCCGTTCACGGAACCGTCGGCCGAGGTCGACGTCTGGTTCGCGAACAAGAAGGGCGGCGCAGGCTGGGTCGAGTGGGGCGGCTGCGGCATGGTCAACCCGAACGTTCTGCGCGCCAGCGGTATCGATCCCGACGAGTACTCGGGTTTCGCATTCGGCATGGGCCTCGAGCGGACCCTGCAGTTCCGCAACGGTATCCCGGACATGCGCGACATCGTCGAAGGTGACGTGCGTTTCACGCTGCCCTTCGGTGTCGCAGGCTGA
- a CDS encoding TrmH family RNA methyltransferase, whose amino-acid sequence MDPLTERTPRVVSAVKLLRTAERRKAGRFLVEGENSVTELLNGALSNGEARPVHDLFYTEDAAERYQHVIDRALTAGVRVALVTDRAIKALSDTVTPPGLVAVSDLLDVPLSAAVHQETRLLAVPVEVNEPGNAGTVIRIADAVGADAAILAGDSVDPHNGKVVRSSAGSLFHLPVVRDRDTVSVIEQIRAAGIQILATAADGEVDLDEADELLSKPTAWLFGNEAHGLDPAIAAQADHRVRIPIHGRAESLNLATAAAICLYASARVQNRATDHG is encoded by the coding sequence GTGGACCCGCTCACCGAGCGGACTCCGCGGGTCGTTTCTGCTGTCAAGCTCCTGCGCACAGCAGAACGACGCAAAGCAGGACGTTTCCTCGTCGAGGGCGAGAACTCGGTCACCGAACTGTTGAACGGTGCACTCTCGAATGGCGAGGCCCGCCCGGTACACGACCTCTTCTACACCGAGGACGCAGCCGAGCGCTATCAGCACGTCATCGATCGGGCGCTGACCGCTGGAGTTCGTGTTGCTCTTGTGACCGATCGAGCAATCAAAGCTCTGAGCGATACCGTCACGCCGCCCGGTCTCGTTGCCGTCAGCGATCTACTGGATGTACCGCTGAGCGCAGCCGTCCATCAGGAGACCCGCCTGCTCGCAGTGCCGGTCGAGGTCAACGAACCAGGTAACGCGGGCACCGTCATTCGCATCGCCGACGCAGTGGGTGCCGATGCGGCAATCCTCGCCGGCGACAGCGTCGATCCGCACAACGGCAAGGTCGTTCGTTCGTCGGCGGGCAGCCTGTTTCACCTGCCAGTCGTCCGCGATCGAGACACAGTGTCGGTGATCGAGCAGATTCGCGCAGCAGGCATTCAGATTCTCGCGACTGCAGCTGACGGCGAGGTCGATCTCGACGAGGCCGACGAGTTGCTGAGCAAGCCGACGGCCTGGCTGTTCGGTAACGAAGCTCACGGTCTCGATCCGGCGATCGCCGCGCAGGCTGATCATCGGGTCAGGATTCCGATCCATGGCCGCGCCGAAAGCTTGAACCTCGCGACAGCGGCGGCAATTTGCCTGTACGCAAGCGCGCGGGTGCAAAATCGCGCCACCGATCACGGCTGA
- the rplT gene encoding 50S ribosomal protein L20, whose amino-acid sequence MARVKRAVNAQKKRRSILAASSGYRGQRSRLYTKAKEQQLHSLTYAYRDRRARKGEFRKLWITRINAAARANDITYNRLIQGLRLAEVDVDRKILAELAVSDAEAFAGLVALAKAALPADVNAPAGEAA is encoded by the coding sequence GTGGCACGCGTAAAGAGGGCGGTCAACGCCCAGAAGAAGCGTCGTTCAATTCTTGCTGCATCCAGCGGCTACCGTGGACAGCGTTCGCGTCTGTACACCAAGGCCAAGGAGCAGCAGCTCCACTCGCTCACCTACGCGTACCGCGACCGTCGTGCGCGCAAGGGCGAGTTCCGCAAGCTGTGGATCACGCGTATCAACGCTGCAGCTCGTGCAAACGACATCACGTACAACCGCCTCATCCAGGGCCTGCGTCTGGCAGAGGTCGACGTCGACCGCAAGATCCTGGCCGAGCTCGCTGTCTCCGATGCCGAGGCCTTTGCCGGCCTGGTCGCACTCGCGAAGGCCGCTTTGCCGGCTGACGTGAACGCTCCTGCCGGAGAAGCAGCCTGA
- the rpmI gene encoding 50S ribosomal protein L35, with the protein MPKMKSHSGASKRFKVSGSGKLMRQKAGRRHLLEHKSSRVTRRLDGVAVVSPDDAPRIKRMLGI; encoded by the coding sequence ATGCCCAAGATGAAGAGCCACAGCGGCGCCTCGAAGCGATTCAAGGTGTCCGGCAGCGGAAAGCTCATGCGCCAGAAGGCCGGCCGTCGCCACCTTCTCGAGCACAAGTCCAGCAGGGTTACCCGTCGTCTCGACGGTGTCGCTGTTGTCAGCCCTGACGACGCTCCGCGCATCAAGCGCATGCTCGGCATCTGA
- the infC gene encoding translation initiation factor IF-3, translated as MKTAPFNLGGPISTETRINDRIRVPEVRLVGPGGEQVGIVRVEDALRLALEADLDLVEVAPDARPPVCKIMDYGKFKYEAAQKARESRKNQQLTVIKEQKLRPKIDDHDYETKKRNVVRFLEAGSKVKVTIMFRGREQSRPELGYRLLQRLGADVADLGFVETSAKQDGRNMTMVLAPHKGAKTRVKAQESAQAPVAQAAPRPAPAAPASSEAAPEAPATGDAAPEAPAS; from the coding sequence ATGAAGACCGCACCGTTCAACCTAGGAGGCCCCATCAGCACTGAGACCCGCATCAACGATCGTATCCGCGTTCCCGAGGTTCGTTTGGTCGGACCTGGCGGCGAACAGGTAGGCATCGTGCGTGTTGAAGATGCACTCCGCTTGGCCCTTGAGGCCGACCTCGACCTGGTCGAGGTAGCTCCTGACGCCCGTCCACCGGTCTGCAAGATCATGGACTACGGCAAGTTCAAGTACGAGGCTGCACAGAAGGCACGTGAGTCACGTAAGAACCAGCAGCTGACGGTCATCAAGGAGCAGAAGCTCCGACCCAAGATCGACGACCACGACTACGAGACCAAGAAGCGCAACGTCGTTCGCTTCCTCGAAGCCGGTTCCAAGGTCAAGGTCACGATCATGTTCCGCGGACGTGAGCAGTCACGCCCCGAACTCGGCTACCGCCTTCTGCAGCGTCTGGGAGCAGACGTCGCAGATCTCGGATTCGTCGAAACCTCGGCAAAGCAGGACGGCCGAAACATGACGATGGTCCTGGCGCCGCACAAGGGCGCCAAGACTCGTGTCAAGGCGCAGGAGAGCGCTCAGGCGCCAGTGGCTCAGGCTGCTCCGCGTCCGGCTCCGGCCGCACCGGCTTCCAGTGAAGCAGCTCCGGAAGCACCGGCGACCGGCGATGCCGCTCCCGAGGCTCCGGCCAGCTAG
- a CDS encoding DUF1844 domain-containing protein has protein sequence MSENFEAEQNTDGANPDVRELSEVPAVEVISRAAVMLMSSAAEKLGLSDADPSSSPYLDLDEARRVITALAGLVTASVEYLGPHAGPIREGLQALQRAFREASSHPDEPGKGPGEKFTGPVY, from the coding sequence ATGAGTGAGAACTTCGAGGCAGAACAGAACACCGACGGCGCGAACCCCGACGTCCGCGAACTCTCCGAAGTTCCCGCGGTCGAGGTCATCAGCCGCGCTGCAGTGATGCTGATGAGTTCGGCTGCCGAAAAACTCGGCCTCTCCGACGCCGATCCGTCTTCCAGCCCCTACCTGGACCTCGACGAAGCGCGTCGCGTCATCACGGCACTTGCCGGACTCGTGACTGCGTCGGTCGAATACCTCGGCCCTCATGCCGGACCCATCCGTGAAGGCCTCCAAGCCCTGCAGCGCGCCTTCCGTGAGGCGTCCTCGCACCCGGACGAGCCAGGAAAGGGACCGGGCGAGAAGTTCACCGGTCCGGTCTACTGA
- a CDS encoding DUF1801 domain-containing protein, with protein sequence MATANKTQPTPEDVDAFISRVDDRKRADAVELISLLSAATGEPAVMWGSSIIGFGARHYRYASGHEGDTPLIGFSPRATALTLYLSLNFDDYTDTLARLGKHKIGKGCLYVKRLSDVDMTALTELITDSVAAARNMID encoded by the coding sequence TTGGCAACCGCCAACAAGACTCAACCCACGCCCGAGGACGTCGACGCATTCATTTCACGCGTCGACGACCGCAAACGCGCCGACGCCGTGGAGCTGATCTCCCTGCTGTCGGCCGCAACCGGCGAGCCTGCTGTCATGTGGGGCTCGAGCATCATCGGATTCGGGGCACGGCACTACCGATATGCGAGTGGCCACGAAGGTGACACCCCACTGATCGGATTCTCCCCCAGGGCCACCGCGCTCACGTTGTACTTGTCGCTGAACTTCGACGACTACACCGACACGCTCGCTCGCCTCGGCAAGCACAAAATCGGCAAGGGCTGCCTGTACGTCAAACGGCTGAGCGACGTCGATATGACGGCCCTGACCGAACTGATCACGGATTCCGTTGCCGCAGCCCGCAACATGATCGACTGA
- a CDS encoding helix-turn-helix transcriptional regulator, with protein sequence MNVNRAARLHALVEELRRQGDRGTTCSRLSEEFGVTTRTIKRDIETLMMSGAAIEARSGPGGGYRLVGRATLPPVNFTVPQAVSIALALTAMGDAPFAPDGRAALAKLLDVMDEESRRKVAELGGRVWIRGDGGALTDSRANRQAVEQGLEQSRVVSLHYVDGDGAETVRAVEPHILAQDRGQWFLIGWCRERDAVRWFRLDRMRRATLTNDHFTPRDSTVFGQPPEDARPVSPRR encoded by the coding sequence GTGAACGTGAATCGAGCTGCGAGATTGCATGCTCTCGTCGAGGAACTTCGGCGACAGGGCGATCGAGGGACTACGTGCTCCCGATTGTCCGAGGAATTCGGTGTCACCACCCGGACGATCAAGAGGGATATCGAGACGCTGATGATGTCGGGTGCGGCGATCGAAGCGCGCTCAGGCCCCGGGGGTGGTTACCGACTCGTAGGTCGCGCTACGCTACCGCCGGTGAATTTCACTGTTCCGCAAGCAGTTTCGATCGCGTTGGCCTTGACGGCGATGGGTGATGCTCCGTTTGCGCCGGATGGGCGAGCAGCGCTGGCGAAACTGCTCGATGTGATGGACGAGGAGAGTCGTCGCAAGGTCGCGGAGCTCGGTGGCCGCGTGTGGATTCGCGGTGACGGCGGGGCTCTGACGGATTCGCGCGCGAACCGGCAGGCCGTCGAGCAGGGTCTCGAGCAGAGTCGCGTCGTGTCGTTGCACTACGTGGATGGGGACGGTGCGGAGACGGTGCGGGCAGTTGAGCCGCACATTCTGGCGCAGGACCGTGGTCAGTGGTTTCTCATCGGCTGGTGTCGCGAGCGCGACGCCGTGCGGTGGTTTCGACTCGATCGAATGCGTCGGGCCACGCTGACGAACGATCACTTCACACCACGCGATTCGACCGTCTTCGGGCAACCGCCCGAAGACGCTCGGCCTGTTTCTCCCCGTAGGTGA
- a CDS encoding alpha/beta fold hydrolase — MKTHIVLVPGFWLGSWAWDAVLPHLERSDTRVTSLTLPGLDAVDTDRSAVTFDAHVRAVVDAVSDSDERTVLVVHSGAGPVGYAVTDRIPDRVARIVYVDSGPMPDGAALRPDLAADVVEIPLPTWAELEADGSSLEGLDEKALEAFRANAVPEPAGPAREPIVLTNEKRYQVPSTVVCSTFPSAVIAQMADGGHPMAAELAKLPVTYVDLPTGHWPMWSRPEDVAQVILEAAAS, encoded by the coding sequence ATGAAAACTCACATCGTTCTTGTTCCCGGATTCTGGCTCGGTTCATGGGCTTGGGATGCAGTACTCCCACACCTCGAACGTTCCGACACCCGCGTGACCAGCCTGACACTGCCCGGGCTCGACGCAGTAGACACAGATCGATCAGCGGTCACCTTCGACGCTCACGTCCGTGCAGTCGTCGACGCCGTATCGGACTCCGACGAGCGCACGGTCTTGGTCGTACACAGCGGCGCCGGCCCGGTGGGGTACGCCGTCACCGATCGCATCCCGGATCGCGTCGCTCGGATCGTCTACGTCGACTCGGGCCCCATGCCCGACGGCGCAGCGCTGCGACCGGATCTGGCCGCTGACGTCGTCGAGATACCGCTGCCGACGTGGGCAGAACTTGAAGCAGACGGCAGCAGCCTCGAAGGACTCGACGAGAAGGCTCTCGAGGCGTTTCGCGCCAACGCCGTCCCCGAACCGGCCGGGCCGGCGCGTGAGCCGATTGTCCTGACGAACGAAAAGCGCTACCAGGTGCCGTCAACCGTCGTTTGCAGCACGTTCCCGTCCGCGGTGATTGCCCAGATGGCCGACGGAGGTCATCCGATGGCCGCCGAACTGGCGAAACTTCCCGTGACGTACGTCGACCTCCCGACCGGCCATTGGCCGATGTGGTCGCGCCCCGAAGACGTCGCCCAGGTGATCCTCGAGGCCGCCGCTTCCTGA